The Amycolatopsis sp. DG1A-15b genome window below encodes:
- a CDS encoding pyrimidine reductase family protein, with translation MRSVWPESTGELTAADLETIYAYPADLSTPWVQVNFVASADGAVEIDTTSAGLTHAADRQVFLLGRDLADVILVGAGTARAENYRGVVAGAKRLERRRRLGFAGVPPIAVVTRTAELDPASRLFTETAVPPIVVTTDTADTRALEAAGAEVLRAGTDDVDLPRALDLLAARGLRRIDCEGGPGLFARLVAADLVDQLCLTVAPLLVAGTAGRIAAGAAPAVPRRLVLASILVEDGFTLLRYRRDAG, from the coding sequence GTGCGGAGTGTGTGGCCTGAATCGACGGGCGAGCTGACGGCGGCCGATCTCGAAACGATCTACGCCTACCCGGCCGACCTGTCGACACCCTGGGTGCAGGTCAACTTCGTCGCGTCGGCCGACGGTGCCGTCGAGATCGACACCACCTCGGCGGGTCTCACGCACGCCGCCGACCGGCAGGTCTTCCTGCTCGGCCGCGACCTCGCCGACGTCATCCTGGTCGGCGCCGGGACCGCCCGCGCCGAGAACTACCGCGGGGTCGTCGCGGGGGCGAAACGCCTGGAGCGCCGCCGCCGGCTCGGGTTCGCCGGTGTCCCGCCGATCGCCGTCGTGACGCGCACCGCCGAGCTCGACCCGGCTTCCCGGCTGTTCACCGAAACCGCCGTCCCCCCGATCGTGGTCACCACGGACACCGCCGACACGCGCGCCCTCGAAGCCGCCGGGGCCGAGGTCCTGCGGGCGGGCACCGACGACGTCGACCTCCCCAGGGCCCTCGACCTGCTGGCCGCCCGCGGCCTGCGCCGGATCGACTGCGAAGGCGGGCCCGGCCTCTTCGCCCGGCTCGTCGCCGCCGATCTCGTCGACCAGCTGTGCCTGACCGTCGCGCCGCTGCTGGTGGCCGGGACGGCGGGCCGGATCGCCGCGGGCGCCGCGCCCGCCGTGCCGCGCCGGCTCGTGCTGGCGTCGATCCTGGTCGAGGACGGCTTCACGCTGCTGCGCTACCGCCGGGACGCCGGGTGA
- a CDS encoding SRPBCC family protein, which produces MSTLEPIRKSVTVACSREHAFKTYTEAFDSWWPRQHHIGAGELAEAVLEPEEGGRWYERTADGAECDWGEVLVWEPPARVVLSWRIDGDWKIDPDPAHASEIEVRFIEEGPRNTRVELEHRDFARHGETGAKVREGVSGAGGHGALLNLFAAKAAA; this is translated from the coding sequence ATGAGCACCCTGGAACCGATCCGCAAGAGCGTCACCGTCGCCTGCTCGCGGGAGCACGCGTTCAAGACCTACACCGAGGCCTTCGACAGCTGGTGGCCGCGGCAGCACCACATCGGGGCGGGCGAACTCGCCGAAGCCGTCCTCGAGCCGGAGGAAGGCGGCCGCTGGTACGAGCGCACGGCCGACGGCGCCGAGTGCGACTGGGGCGAGGTGCTCGTCTGGGAGCCGCCCGCAAGGGTGGTGCTCTCGTGGCGCATCGACGGCGACTGGAAGATCGACCCCGACCCGGCCCACGCCAGCGAGATCGAGGTCAGATTCATCGAGGAGGGGCCGCGCAACACCCGCGTCGAGCTGGAACACCGGGACTTCGCACGACACGGCGAAACCGGCGCGAAGGTGCGCGAAGGCGTCTCCGGTGCGGGTGGGCACGGTGCCCTGCTGAACCTCTTCGCCGCGAAAGCTGCCGCCTGA
- a CDS encoding DUF6286 domain-containing protein, translated as MRPFVRVLATLLGLAFAAAGALLALEVGWHWWRPGSAPLLVPWPRWQAGLAALGWDAYAVRVGAGVLAAAGLVLVVCALAAGNRAVRLTDPAGDVSVSTSPRSLARLVGLTVRAQDNVAGASVTASARRIRVRAKSTLETEGELRPRLLATVSALLDELPLVRRPKVTVVVDSPKDRR; from the coding sequence GTGCGCCCGTTCGTCCGCGTCCTCGCCACCCTGCTCGGCCTGGCCTTCGCGGCGGCCGGCGCGCTGCTGGCCCTCGAAGTCGGCTGGCACTGGTGGCGCCCGGGCTCCGCGCCGCTGCTGGTGCCGTGGCCGCGCTGGCAGGCCGGCCTGGCGGCACTCGGCTGGGACGCCTACGCGGTGCGCGTCGGGGCCGGTGTGCTGGCCGCCGCGGGCCTGGTCCTGGTGGTGTGCGCGCTCGCCGCCGGCAACCGCGCCGTCCGGCTGACCGACCCGGCCGGCGACGTGAGCGTCTCGACGTCACCGCGTTCGCTGGCCCGCCTGGTCGGGTTGACCGTGCGCGCGCAGGACAACGTCGCGGGCGCGTCGGTCACCGCGAGCGCCCGCCGCATCCGCGTCCGCGCGAAGAGCACCCTCGAGACCGAAGGCGAGCTGCGGCCGCGCCTGCTCGCCACGGTGTCGGCCTTGCTGGACGAGCTCCCCCTGGTGCGGCGGCCGAAGGTGACCGTCGTCGTCGACTCGCCGAAGGACCGCCGATGA
- a CDS encoding alkaline shock response membrane anchor protein AmaP, translating to MSKTIAAKALSRSYTGERTLTFLVGLLAFLGGALALVVGFGGLGEFRGRRPLLDPIAVTWLGGHATPARVAAIVFGVLLFVLGLRWALRSLRPEPRPDLDLDRTEGAELVVTAAAIAGAVQADAEQLDGVSRARVRAVGSRTAPALRITLWLREGTDLKGVWSDLDTRVLTRARASLDLESLPTAVRLELDTSPAQRVR from the coding sequence ATGAGCAAGACGATCGCCGCGAAGGCACTCTCCCGGTCGTACACCGGCGAACGCACGCTGACGTTCCTGGTCGGGCTGCTTGCTTTCCTGGGCGGGGCACTGGCCCTGGTGGTCGGCTTCGGCGGGCTCGGCGAGTTCCGCGGCCGCCGCCCGCTCCTGGACCCGATCGCCGTGACCTGGCTCGGCGGCCACGCGACGCCCGCGCGCGTCGCCGCGATCGTGTTCGGGGTGCTGCTGTTCGTGCTCGGGCTGCGGTGGGCACTGCGTTCGCTGCGCCCGGAACCGCGGCCCGACCTCGACCTCGACCGCACCGAAGGCGCGGAGCTGGTGGTCACGGCGGCCGCGATCGCCGGCGCGGTCCAGGCCGACGCCGAGCAGCTCGACGGCGTCAGCCGGGCCCGCGTCCGCGCCGTCGGCTCGCGCACTGCTCCGGCGTTGCGCATCACCCTGTGGCTGCGCGAAGGCACGGACCTCAAGGGGGTGTGGTCGGACCTCGACACGCGCGTGCTGACCCGGGCCCGCGCCTCGCTCGACCTGGAGTCGCTGCCCACCGCGGTCCGCCTGGAACTCGACACGAGCCCGGCCCAACGCGTGCGCTGA
- the zapE gene encoding cell division protein ZapE, with product MPAHLTGRRPELSADELIGALVPPPRFGAVRFDTYLPNPDEPSQAAAVEACSAFAAKVGPRREKKRFKLFGGSSEPAGPMGLYLDGGFGVGKTHLLASTWHAAPSPKAYGTFVELTHLVGALGFAEAVRRLSEHRILAIDEFELDDPGDTTLVTRLLQELMDAGVYIAATSNTLPEKLGEGRFAAEDFLREIQTLSARFGVVRVDGPDYRHRGLPDAPPPVSPEELESSAAAHEGSSVDDFDALCAHLAELHPSRYGRLLDDVTRVHLRGIHPAPDQNVALRLVAFADRLYDRAIPLVVSGEPLPSLFTEEMVNGGYRKKYLRAVSRLTALARDAVPAS from the coding sequence ATGCCCGCGCACCTGACCGGCCGCCGTCCCGAGCTGTCCGCCGACGAGTTGATCGGCGCGCTGGTGCCGCCGCCGCGCTTCGGCGCCGTGCGGTTCGACACCTACCTGCCCAACCCGGACGAGCCCAGCCAGGCCGCCGCGGTCGAGGCGTGCTCGGCGTTCGCGGCGAAGGTGGGGCCGCGGCGGGAGAAGAAGCGGTTCAAGCTCTTCGGCGGATCCTCGGAGCCGGCCGGGCCGATGGGGCTCTACCTCGACGGCGGGTTCGGCGTCGGCAAGACCCACCTGCTCGCCTCGACGTGGCACGCCGCGCCGTCGCCCAAGGCGTACGGCACGTTCGTCGAGCTGACCCACCTCGTCGGCGCGCTGGGCTTCGCCGAGGCCGTGCGGCGGTTGTCGGAGCACCGGATCCTGGCCATCGACGAGTTCGAGCTCGACGACCCGGGCGACACCACCCTGGTCACCCGCCTGCTGCAGGAGCTCATGGACGCCGGCGTGTACATCGCGGCGACGTCGAACACCCTGCCGGAAAAGCTGGGCGAAGGGCGGTTCGCCGCCGAAGACTTCCTGCGCGAGATCCAGACGTTGTCGGCCCGCTTCGGCGTGGTGCGCGTCGACGGCCCGGACTACCGGCACCGCGGCCTGCCGGACGCGCCGCCGCCCGTCTCGCCCGAGGAGCTGGAGTCGTCGGCCGCCGCGCACGAAGGGTCCAGTGTGGACGACTTCGACGCGCTGTGCGCGCACCTGGCGGAGCTGCACCCCTCGCGCTACGGCCGGCTGCTCGACGACGTCACCCGCGTGCACCTGCGCGGCATCCACCCGGCGCCGGACCAGAACGTGGCGCTGCGGCTGGTCGCCTTCGCCGACCGGCTCTACGACCGGGCCATCCCGCTGGTCGTGTCGGGCGAGCCGCTGCCGTCGCTGTTCACCGAGGAGATGGTGAACGGCGGCTACCGCAAGAAGTACCTGCGCGCGGTCAGCCGGTTGACGGCGCTGGCGCGGGACGCCGTACCGGCCAGCTGA
- a CDS encoding metalloregulator ArsR/SmtB family transcription factor, whose protein sequence is MATYGSDQLAALADPSRRAIFEALRGGPRAVGELAADLPISRPAVSQHLKVLKGAGLVADRAVGTKRLYRLEPAGIAALRAYLDGMWSDALKAFAELAESTEEEQS, encoded by the coding sequence GTGGCGACTTACGGTAGCGACCAGCTGGCCGCTCTGGCCGACCCTTCGCGCCGCGCGATCTTCGAAGCGCTGCGGGGCGGGCCGCGCGCGGTCGGCGAGCTGGCCGCGGACCTGCCGATCAGCCGCCCGGCCGTGTCCCAGCACCTCAAGGTGCTCAAGGGGGCCGGCCTGGTCGCCGACCGGGCCGTCGGCACCAAGCGGCTCTACCGGCTGGAACCGGCCGGGATCGCCGCCCTGCGCGCCTACCTCGACGGGATGTGGTCGGACGCGCTGAAGGCCTTCGCCGAACTGGCGGAATCCACCGAAGAGGAGCAGTCATGA
- a CDS encoding cellulase family glycosylhydrolase: MADLKRRSVLTGAVATALAATAAPALAAPPRRAFRLGVNYTPSTRWFHMWEDWREADLRRDLDDIAALGLDHIRIMLLWSAFQPEPALVSGEKLDRLHRFLDLADAAGLDVEVTVFNGHISARYWTPNWLQTKPKPVNWFTDPAALDAQRTLLRALAERIGRHPRFLGFDLSNEPYYYWDDFAGLFVTQAQADAWARTLCATAEEVAPGKAHTVGCDRAPWDNGTHFTRPGLADAGNVVAIHPWTSFSGTLETDPLGAVATHNAERLIQVAQAYATDPARRVWIQEDGAAPSIHFSDATRPQYGEWLSRSIRNAASCAHTLGFTWWCSHDVHPALVPNLNPLEYDLGLYTNDRKLKPAGQALKALVAEFDRTPPRPAQRTTAIVVPDAFPTWGNDRFFKLAAEGKRVAFVLWSRASDANHLRARGITELIQL; this comes from the coding sequence GTGGCGGATCTCAAGCGGCGGTCGGTGCTCACGGGAGCGGTCGCGACGGCCCTGGCGGCCACGGCGGCACCCGCACTGGCGGCGCCCCCGCGGCGGGCGTTCCGGCTGGGCGTCAACTACACGCCGTCGACGCGCTGGTTCCACATGTGGGAGGACTGGCGCGAGGCCGACCTGCGCCGCGACCTCGACGACATCGCCGCGCTCGGGCTCGACCACATCCGGATCATGCTGCTGTGGTCGGCCTTCCAGCCGGAACCGGCGTTGGTGAGCGGCGAAAAGCTCGACCGGCTGCACCGGTTCCTCGACCTCGCGGACGCGGCCGGGCTGGACGTCGAGGTCACCGTGTTCAACGGCCACATCTCCGCCCGCTACTGGACACCCAACTGGCTGCAGACGAAGCCGAAGCCGGTCAACTGGTTCACCGACCCGGCGGCCCTCGACGCGCAGCGGACGCTGTTGCGGGCCCTCGCCGAACGGATCGGGCGGCACCCGCGCTTCCTCGGCTTCGACCTGTCGAACGAGCCGTACTACTACTGGGACGACTTCGCCGGCCTGTTCGTCACGCAGGCGCAGGCAGACGCCTGGGCCCGGACGCTGTGCGCCACGGCCGAGGAGGTGGCCCCCGGCAAGGCGCACACGGTCGGCTGCGACCGGGCACCGTGGGACAACGGCACCCACTTCACCCGCCCCGGGCTCGCCGACGCGGGCAACGTGGTGGCGATCCACCCGTGGACCTCGTTCTCCGGCACGCTCGAGACGGACCCCCTCGGCGCGGTCGCGACGCACAACGCGGAACGGCTGATCCAGGTGGCCCAGGCCTACGCGACGGACCCGGCGCGCCGCGTCTGGATCCAGGAGGACGGCGCGGCACCGTCGATCCACTTCAGCGACGCGACCCGCCCGCAGTACGGCGAGTGGCTGTCCCGTTCGATCCGCAACGCGGCTTCCTGCGCCCACACCCTGGGCTTCACGTGGTGGTGCTCCCACGACGTGCACCCGGCGCTGGTCCCGAACCTCAACCCGCTGGAGTACGACCTCGGGCTGTACACGAACGACCGCAAGCTGAAGCCCGCCGGCCAGGCGTTGAAGGCACTGGTGGCCGAGTTCGACCGGACCCCGCCGCGGCCGGCCCAGCGCACCACGGCGATCGTCGTCCCCGACGCCTTCCCGACGTGGGGCAACGACCGGTTCTTCAAGCTGGCGGCCGAGGGCAAGCGGGTGGCGTTCGTGCTGTGGAGCCGCGCCTCGGACGCGAACCACCTCCGCGCCCGCGGGATCACCGAACTCATCCAGCTGTGA
- a CDS encoding phosphatase PAP2 family protein, with the protein MPAAVCGLLALLLGLPFAGGTTPGAVDDAAARAVSHLSPGVLRVLVFPTEPYVVLALGLLAVFLSLRAGRRLEAGFALAAPVLAILLTSWLLKPLYDRWKNSTLVYPSGHTVSLVAVLTVLVLVTRRAVVAVLSAVALLAAAAGLVGMGYHYLTDVAGGTLFAVAVVLFSWPVRRPAPAPSTG; encoded by the coding sequence GTGCCGGCCGCCGTTTGCGGCCTGCTCGCGCTGCTGCTGGGCCTGCCGTTCGCCGGCGGGACGACCCCCGGCGCGGTCGACGACGCCGCAGCTCGGGCCGTTTCGCACCTGAGCCCCGGCGTGCTGCGGGTGCTGGTCTTCCCGACCGAGCCGTACGTCGTGCTCGCGCTGGGCCTGCTCGCGGTTTTCCTCAGCCTGCGCGCGGGACGGCGGCTGGAGGCCGGGTTCGCCCTGGCCGCCCCGGTGCTGGCGATCCTGCTGACGAGCTGGCTGCTCAAACCGCTGTACGACCGGTGGAAGAACAGCACCCTGGTGTACCCGAGCGGCCACACGGTGAGCCTGGTGGCGGTGCTCACGGTGCTCGTCCTGGTCACCCGGCGGGCCGTCGTGGCCGTGCTGTCCGCGGTGGCGCTGCTCGCCGCCGCGGCCGGGCTCGTCGGCATGGGCTACCACTACCTCACCGACGTCGCCGGCGGCACGCTCTTCGCCGTCGCGGTGGTGCTGTTCAGCTGGCCGGTACGGCGTCCCGCGCCAGCGCCGTCAACCGGCTGA
- a CDS encoding sigma-70 family RNA polymerase sigma factor has protein sequence MSDDAELLARAAGGDHTAFGALVREHTPRMYRVALRITGSAAEAEDVVQEAWLAAWRSLAGFRQESAVSTWLYRVVTNSALAVLRRRRPTVSLDDPDPQSTVDSALLAAAVPGPEGRVVRAEEVDAVLRAVGRLEVSQRVPLVLRELEGLSYEEVAEVLDVNVGALRSRLHRARVALLAELRER, from the coding sequence GTGAGCGACGACGCCGAGCTCCTCGCGCGGGCCGCGGGCGGCGACCACACCGCGTTCGGCGCGCTGGTGCGGGAACACACGCCCCGGATGTACCGGGTCGCGCTGCGGATCACCGGCAGCGCGGCCGAGGCCGAGGACGTCGTGCAGGAGGCGTGGCTGGCCGCGTGGCGGTCCCTGGCCGGGTTCCGGCAGGAGTCGGCGGTGTCGACGTGGCTCTACCGCGTCGTGACCAACAGCGCGCTCGCCGTGCTGCGCCGCCGCCGTCCGACGGTCTCGCTCGACGACCCCGATCCCCAGTCCACTGTGGACAGCGCGCTGCTGGCCGCGGCGGTGCCCGGTCCCGAAGGCCGCGTCGTGCGCGCCGAAGAGGTGGACGCGGTGCTGCGGGCGGTCGGGCGGCTGGAGGTGTCCCAGCGCGTCCCGCTGGTGCTGCGCGAACTGGAGGGGCTGAGCTACGAAGAGGTCGCCGAAGTGCTCGACGTGAACGTCGGCGCCTTGCGTTCCCGGCTGCACCGGGCCAGGGTGGCGCTCCTCGCCGAGTTGAGGGAGCGGTGA
- a CDS encoding FAD-dependent oxidoreductase — translation MRVTVAGAGMVGLSSAYRLAEAGHDVTVVAAASPAESTSAVAGGVVYPPLRRLDGRVVRWTAASLAVFRGQDAPGVRFRRGRVLLPAGEPDPQWLPAVEAAVRDGDRVEFTTAVVDTPVYLDWLRARVAGLGVRVAYRTLTSLAGLGADVVVNAAGLGAGALAGDGSMVPVGGQVVHVTDPGLPEFVVDGTGPGITYVIPHGGHVVCGGTEEPGRADTDPNPAVTADILRRCRELEPRLAGAEVLRSLVGLRPSRREVRLEREGDVVHCYGHGGAGITLAWGCAADVAELVTAG, via the coding sequence ATGCGGGTCACTGTCGCCGGGGCCGGGATGGTCGGGCTGAGCAGCGCGTACCGGCTGGCGGAAGCGGGCCACGACGTCACGGTCGTGGCGGCGGCCTCGCCGGCGGAGTCGACGTCGGCGGTCGCCGGTGGGGTGGTGTACCCGCCACTTCGGCGCCTGGACGGGCGGGTCGTGCGATGGACCGCGGCGAGCCTGGCGGTGTTCCGCGGGCAGGACGCGCCGGGCGTCCGCTTCCGCCGCGGCCGGGTCCTGCTGCCGGCGGGCGAGCCGGACCCGCAGTGGCTCCCGGCGGTGGAGGCCGCGGTCCGCGACGGCGACCGCGTCGAGTTCACGACGGCGGTGGTCGACACGCCGGTGTACCTGGACTGGCTGCGCGCGCGGGTGGCCGGGCTGGGCGTGCGGGTGGCGTACCGGACCCTGACGTCGCTCGCGGGGCTCGGCGCGGACGTCGTGGTCAACGCGGCGGGCCTCGGCGCGGGCGCGCTGGCGGGCGACGGTTCGATGGTCCCGGTCGGCGGCCAGGTCGTGCACGTGACCGACCCGGGCCTGCCGGAGTTCGTGGTGGACGGGACGGGCCCGGGCATCACGTACGTGATCCCGCACGGAGGCCACGTGGTGTGCGGCGGAACGGAGGAGCCGGGCCGCGCCGACACCGACCCGAACCCGGCCGTGACGGCGGACATCCTGCGCCGCTGCCGGGAACTGGAACCGCGCTTGGCGGGCGCGGAGGTGCTGCGGTCGCTGGTGGGGTTGCGCCCGTCCCGGCGCGAGGTGCGGTTGGAGCGGGAGGGCGACGTCGTGCACTGCTACGGCCACGGGGGAGCGGGGATCACCCTGGCCTGGGGCTGCGCGGCGGACGTCGCCGAGCTGGTCACAGCTGGATGA
- a CDS encoding DUF2252 domain-containing protein translates to MGSGDWVERPLVGADSVTPAELYEQGKRLREKTPAAVHDHEAAAKDRPTPREYFEATNAGRLPELTELRRERMLASPFTFFRGAAGLMGADLAGTPSSGVAAQLCGDAHAANFGLYGTPEGKIVMDINDFDETVPGPWEWDLKRLAASLVLAGREGGIRESGCREAAEDAVKSYRRTIRALAELPFLKSWNALPDSSVLSKARADELIDDFADAAEKARRNDHAKVAARWTERVDDHETGLARHRFVADPPVLTHVDARTAEAVAAGLASYVDTLRESRRTLIARYRLADVAFRVVGTGSVGLRSYVALLHGNDDEDLVLQVKQAQRPALAPYLDLPEAAHEGQRIVDGARLVQAETDILLGWTTIDGVPFIVRQFRNLKGDIDPSELEKDHLDDYGRLAGALLARAHTRSLHPKLLSGYFADDSELDEAMGAYAVRYADQTEADHAAFSRN, encoded by the coding sequence ATGGGATCAGGGGACTGGGTGGAACGGCCGCTGGTCGGCGCCGACAGCGTGACGCCGGCCGAACTGTACGAACAGGGGAAGCGGCTCCGGGAGAAGACGCCGGCCGCGGTGCACGACCACGAGGCCGCGGCGAAAGACCGGCCGACGCCGCGCGAGTACTTCGAGGCCACCAACGCCGGGCGGCTGCCGGAGCTGACCGAACTGCGGCGGGAGCGGATGCTCGCCTCGCCGTTCACCTTCTTCCGCGGGGCGGCCGGGCTGATGGGCGCCGACCTCGCCGGCACGCCGTCGTCCGGGGTCGCCGCCCAGCTCTGCGGCGACGCGCACGCGGCGAACTTCGGGCTCTACGGCACGCCCGAGGGCAAGATCGTGATGGACATCAACGACTTCGACGAGACCGTGCCGGGCCCGTGGGAGTGGGACCTCAAGCGGCTCGCGGCCAGCCTCGTGCTCGCCGGGCGCGAAGGCGGCATCCGCGAATCGGGTTGCCGCGAGGCCGCCGAAGACGCCGTGAAGTCCTACCGCCGGACCATCCGCGCGCTGGCCGAGCTGCCGTTCCTGAAGTCGTGGAACGCGCTGCCGGACTCGTCGGTGCTGTCGAAGGCGCGGGCCGACGAGCTGATCGACGACTTCGCCGACGCGGCCGAGAAGGCCCGCAGGAACGATCACGCGAAGGTCGCGGCGCGGTGGACCGAGCGCGTCGACGACCACGAGACCGGCCTGGCCCGCCACCGGTTCGTCGCGGACCCGCCGGTGCTGACGCACGTCGACGCGCGAACGGCCGAGGCCGTCGCGGCCGGCCTGGCGTCCTATGTGGACACCCTGCGTGAATCGCGGCGGACGCTCATCGCGCGCTACCGGCTCGCCGACGTCGCCTTCCGGGTGGTCGGCACGGGCAGCGTCGGGCTGCGCAGCTACGTCGCCCTGCTGCACGGCAACGACGACGAAGACCTGGTGCTGCAGGTGAAGCAGGCGCAGCGGCCCGCGCTGGCGCCGTACCTGGACCTGCCGGAGGCCGCGCACGAAGGGCAGCGCATCGTCGACGGCGCCCGGCTGGTGCAGGCCGAGACGGACATCCTCCTCGGCTGGACCACGATCGACGGCGTCCCGTTCATCGTCCGCCAGTTCCGCAACCTCAAGGGCGACATCGACCCCTCGGAACTGGAGAAGGACCACCTCGACGACTACGGCAGGCTGGCCGGGGCGCTGCTCGCCCGCGCCCACACGCGGTCGCTGCACCCGAAGCTCCTGTCCGGCTACTTCGCCGACGACTCGGAACTCGACGAGGCGATGGGTGCGTATGCCGTGCGGTACGCCGACCAGACGGAGGCCGACCACGCCGCCTTCTCCCGCAACTGA
- the rocD gene encoding ornithine--oxo-acid transaminase, with translation MTTFAGRETAAPTAASFIELDERWSTHNYHPLPVVIAEASGASVTDVEGRSYLDFLSGYSALNFGHRHPDLVAAAVEQLGRVTLTSRAFHHDQLGLFCRELAELTGTELVLPMNSGAEAVESAVKIARKWAHRVKGVPDGTAEIIVAGSNFHGRTTTIVSFSTDETARADFGPFTPGFVTVKYGDAAALRDAITPRTAAVLLEPVQGEAGVIVPPEGYFADVRQACDEHGVLLIADEIQSGLARTGTVLALDHEGVRADVYTLGKALGGGILPVSAVAGRRDVLGVLKPGEHGSTFGGNPLACAVGRAVVKLLSTGEFQQRATELGAHLHARLTALIGQGLSEVRGRGLWAGIDIAPGGPSGREASEALSARGVLCKETHERTLRVAPPLVITREELDRGIDAIAEVIRP, from the coding sequence ATGACGACGTTCGCCGGCCGGGAGACCGCCGCCCCCACCGCCGCGAGCTTCATCGAGCTCGACGAGCGGTGGAGCACGCACAACTACCACCCGCTGCCCGTCGTGATCGCCGAAGCCTCCGGCGCCTCGGTCACCGACGTCGAAGGCCGGTCCTACCTCGACTTCCTCTCCGGGTACTCGGCCCTGAACTTCGGCCACCGCCACCCGGACCTGGTCGCCGCCGCCGTCGAGCAGCTCGGGCGCGTCACGCTGACGTCGCGGGCGTTCCACCACGACCAGCTGGGGCTGTTCTGCCGCGAGCTGGCCGAGCTGACCGGCACCGAGCTGGTGCTGCCGATGAACTCCGGCGCCGAGGCCGTCGAGTCCGCGGTCAAGATCGCCCGCAAGTGGGCGCACCGGGTCAAGGGCGTCCCGGACGGCACCGCCGAGATCATCGTGGCCGGCTCGAACTTCCACGGCCGGACCACCACGATCGTCTCGTTCTCCACCGACGAGACCGCGCGCGCCGACTTCGGCCCGTTCACCCCGGGCTTCGTCACGGTCAAGTACGGCGACGCGGCCGCGCTGCGCGACGCGATCACCCCGCGCACCGCCGCGGTGCTGCTGGAGCCGGTGCAGGGCGAGGCCGGCGTCATCGTGCCGCCGGAGGGCTACTTCGCCGACGTCCGGCAGGCTTGCGACGAGCACGGCGTGCTGCTGATCGCCGACGAGATCCAGTCCGGGCTGGCCCGCACCGGCACCGTGCTGGCCCTGGACCACGAAGGCGTCCGCGCGGACGTCTACACCCTCGGCAAGGCCCTCGGCGGCGGCATCCTCCCGGTGTCCGCGGTGGCCGGCCGCCGGGACGTCCTCGGCGTGCTGAAGCCGGGCGAGCACGGCTCGACCTTCGGCGGCAACCCCCTCGCCTGCGCGGTCGGGCGCGCGGTCGTCAAGCTGCTTTCGACCGGCGAATTCCAGCAGCGGGCCACCGAGCTGGGCGCCCACCTGCACGCACGGCTCACCGCGCTGATCGGTCAGGGCCTCTCGGAGGTCCGCGGCCGCGGGCTGTGGGCGGGCATCGACATCGCCCCGGGCGGCCCGTCGGGGCGCGAGGCGTCGGAGGCACTGTCCGCGCGGGGCGTGCTGTGCAAGGAAACGCACGAGCGCACCCTGCGGGTCGCCCCGCCGCTGGTGATCACCCGCGAGGAGCTGGACCGCGGCATCGACGCGATCGCCGAGGTCATCCGCCCCTGA
- a CDS encoding Asp23/Gls24 family envelope stress response protein translates to MHPERTESPGTVTPLNEEGTAGRTTISSLVVQKIAGLAAREVAGVHTLGGGGVSRAIGALRERIPGSGTVTTTGVSVEVGEKQTAIDLDVVVDYGARITDVARAVRRNVITAVEQITGLEVIEVNIAVNDIFLPGEEEPESTRVE, encoded by the coding sequence ATGCACCCGGAACGGACCGAAAGCCCCGGAACGGTCACGCCGCTCAACGAAGAGGGCACCGCCGGCCGCACCACGATCTCGTCGCTGGTCGTGCAGAAGATCGCCGGCCTGGCCGCCCGCGAAGTCGCCGGCGTGCACACGCTGGGCGGCGGCGGGGTGTCCCGCGCGATCGGCGCGCTGCGCGAGCGCATCCCCGGCTCCGGCACGGTCACCACGACCGGCGTGTCGGTGGAGGTCGGCGAGAAGCAGACGGCGATCGACCTCGACGTCGTCGTCGACTACGGCGCGCGCATCACCGACGTCGCCCGCGCGGTGCGGCGCAACGTGATCACCGCGGTCGAGCAGATCACCGGCCTCGAGGTGATCGAGGTGAACATCGCGGTCAACGACATCTTCCTGCCGGGCGAGGAAGAACCCGAATCGACGCGGGTGGAATGA